Proteins from one Brevibacillus humidisoli genomic window:
- a CDS encoding C4-dicarboxylate TRAP transporter substrate-binding protein produces the protein MQKLGKWGSIVLSIVLTFALAACSSGNSGGGAENAGNTESPDAGAEGKTYVVNIAYGNQPGEPIDKLANKWKELAAERSNGQLELKLFPSSQMGSEKDVVEQAIMGNNVVILTGYDFLMDYVPDLGILTAPYLTEDFDDLFYLTTTDWFQDLESQLNNKGVDIVTTNTIYGKRHLMTVKEVKTPEDLAGMKIRVPNNNMYINSFTALGATPTPMPLADLYTSLQQGLVDGAENPLPVLQGSKTHEVAKYLALTEHTKIISPWIAGTKFLETMPGDLVKILKETGDEAGEYAKEIVEQESAKVLEEFKQQGITVNEVDLNAFKEKAKSVYTAFPEWSPNLYETVQELLQNR, from the coding sequence ATGCAGAAACTTGGGAAATGGGGAAGTATCGTTCTATCGATCGTACTTACATTTGCTTTAGCGGCTTGCTCTTCCGGCAATAGCGGAGGAGGCGCAGAAAATGCAGGAAACACGGAAAGTCCGGACGCAGGTGCAGAGGGCAAAACATACGTGGTCAACATCGCGTATGGAAACCAGCCTGGCGAACCCATTGACAAGCTGGCGAATAAATGGAAAGAGCTGGCGGCAGAGCGCAGCAACGGGCAGCTGGAATTAAAACTGTTCCCAAGTTCCCAGATGGGCTCTGAAAAGGATGTAGTGGAGCAGGCGATCATGGGGAATAATGTCGTCATCCTGACCGGTTACGACTTTTTGATGGATTACGTTCCCGATCTGGGGATTTTGACAGCTCCTTATTTGACTGAGGATTTTGATGATTTGTTTTATCTGACGACAACGGATTGGTTTCAGGATCTGGAGTCTCAACTGAACAACAAGGGCGTGGACATTGTCACCACCAATACGATCTACGGGAAGCGTCATCTTATGACCGTGAAGGAAGTAAAGACACCGGAAGATTTGGCAGGGATGAAGATCCGGGTGCCCAACAATAACATGTACATCAACTCCTTTACAGCACTAGGAGCAACGCCGACCCCGATGCCGTTGGCCGATCTGTATACCTCTCTGCAGCAGGGGCTTGTAGATGGTGCGGAGAACCCGCTGCCGGTATTGCAGGGGTCCAAAACGCATGAGGTAGCCAAATATCTGGCACTGACCGAGCATACCAAAATTATTAGCCCATGGATCGCCGGAACCAAATTCCTGGAGACGATGCCGGGAGATCTGGTGAAGATTCTCAAGGAAACAGGCGACGAAGCGGGCGAGTACGCAAAAGAGATCGTCGAGCAGGAGTCGGCAAAAGTACTGGAAGAGTTCAAGCAGCAGGGAATTACCGTAAACGAAGTGGATCTGAATGCATTCAAGGAGAAAGCGAAGAGTGTCTACACCGCATTTCCTGAATGGTCCCCCAATCTGTATGAGACGGTACAAGAACTGCTTCAGAATCGCTGA
- a CDS encoding sugar kinase → MITIGDALIAMNPSTTGPLRFVHSFEKKVGGAELNVIIGCARLGLKAGWISRLGNDEFGRFALNFVRGEGIDTSQVQFVDGCPTSVYFKEIFEDGRTNSYYYRQQSPTSSMTPQDIDADYLKQARILHISGVFPAVCESNYEVLLHTVKLAKANGLTVTFDPNIRLKLWSAEKARQKLLALMPFLDVVLTGEEEAQILVGTSEPDEVFQAFQSLGIDHIVLKQGERGAIASRHNQVMHSPAAAVSKVVDTVGAGDGFAAGYLYGLLHQWNLRDCLQLANAVGALVVGVSGDNEGLPYMDEVKVFLGQKVVVDR, encoded by the coding sequence GTGATAACCATAGGGGATGCGTTGATCGCGATGAACCCGTCTACTACGGGACCCCTGCGCTTTGTCCATTCCTTTGAAAAGAAGGTGGGTGGAGCAGAGCTAAATGTGATCATCGGCTGTGCCCGATTAGGTCTGAAAGCGGGCTGGATCAGCCGCTTGGGGAATGATGAGTTTGGTCGGTTCGCCCTAAACTTTGTGCGGGGAGAAGGGATCGACACTTCACAGGTGCAGTTCGTGGATGGATGTCCTACCTCTGTTTATTTCAAAGAGATATTCGAAGATGGCCGAACCAACTCCTATTACTACCGGCAGCAATCGCCGACCAGCTCGATGACTCCGCAAGATATCGATGCCGATTATCTGAAACAAGCCAGGATTCTGCATATCTCAGGGGTTTTTCCGGCTGTGTGCGAGAGCAATTACGAGGTGCTGCTTCATACGGTCAAGCTGGCCAAAGCGAATGGTTTAACAGTGACCTTTGATCCCAATATCCGTTTGAAACTGTGGAGTGCAGAGAAGGCACGGCAGAAGCTGCTGGCGCTCATGCCTTTTCTCGATGTCGTGCTGACAGGGGAAGAGGAGGCTCAGATTCTCGTCGGAACATCTGAGCCGGATGAGGTGTTTCAGGCTTTTCAGAGCCTGGGGATTGATCACATCGTGTTGAAGCAGGGAGAGCGGGGAGCTATCGCAAGTCGGCACAACCAGGTTATGCACTCCCCTGCTGCGGCTGTCAGCAAGGTTGTGGATACGGTTGGTGCAGGAGATGGGTTTGCCGCAGGATATCTGTATGGACTCTTGCATCAGTGGAACCTGCGGGATTGTTTGCAGCTGGCGAATGCGGTGGGTGCGTTGGTGGTAGGCGTCTCAGGTGACAACGAAGGCCTGCCGTACATGGACGAAGTAAAGGTTTTTCTCGGTCAAAAAGTCGTGGTAGACCGATAG
- a CDS encoding substrate-binding domain-containing protein translates to MKRVTMAEVAAMANVSKSTVSQYINNRFEYMSEETKLRIENAIETLQYRPNYVAKSLKQKQTSTIGVIVANILHTFSTQVIRSIEDFCRESGFHVIVCNADDNPEAEKNYIDMLRAKQVDGLIVFPTGGNMELYESMVEEKYPLVFVDRIVKDVRVDTVLLDNERASELAVDHLISKGYRRIGMITTSLHRNITPRMERINGFKKSLNKHSLPVRESDYAGVEISDMKQTLQRMFAQSDPPEALIAGNDLTMMEILKFAKAANLAIPDQLALVGIDDVSFSEIYDPPLTTVRQPAFEIGKRAGELLLRQVKEGRQDEGRVYRFTPELIIRSST, encoded by the coding sequence ATGAAACGAGTAACAATGGCCGAAGTGGCCGCCATGGCAAATGTCTCGAAAAGCACAGTATCCCAGTATATCAACAATCGCTTCGAGTACATGAGTGAGGAAACGAAGCTGCGCATTGAAAACGCTATCGAAACGCTACAGTATCGGCCCAACTATGTCGCAAAAAGCTTGAAGCAAAAACAGACCTCGACGATTGGTGTGATTGTCGCCAATATTTTGCATACGTTTTCGACTCAGGTGATTCGCTCGATAGAAGACTTCTGCAGAGAATCCGGCTTTCACGTGATTGTCTGCAATGCCGATGACAACCCGGAAGCGGAGAAGAACTATATCGACATGCTGCGGGCCAAGCAGGTGGACGGACTGATTGTGTTCCCGACCGGGGGAAACATGGAGCTCTACGAATCGATGGTGGAAGAGAAGTATCCGCTTGTTTTCGTGGACAGGATCGTGAAGGATGTCAGAGTGGATACAGTTTTGCTGGATAACGAGAGGGCATCTGAGCTGGCTGTCGATCACCTCATCAGTAAAGGGTATCGACGAATCGGCATGATTACCACATCCCTGCATCGCAACATCACCCCGCGGATGGAGAGGATTAACGGATTTAAAAAGAGTCTGAACAAACACAGCCTCCCTGTACGGGAAAGTGATTACGCAGGTGTGGAAATCTCCGACATGAAGCAAACGCTGCAGCGTATGTTTGCGCAGTCTGATCCTCCAGAGGCGCTGATTGCAGGGAATGATTTGACGATGATGGAGATTCTGAAGTTTGCCAAAGCGGCTAACCTGGCCATACCAGATCAACTGGCACTGGTCGGCATTGACGATGTATCCTTTTCGGAAATTTACGACCCACCGCTGACAACCGTCCGTCAGCCGGCATTTGAGATTGGCAAGAGGGCGGGTGAACTTCTCTTGAGGCAAGTCAAAGAGGGCAGGCAGGACGAGGGGCGGGTCTATCGATTTACACCCGAACTTATCATTCGAAGTTCAACCTGA
- a CDS encoding helix-turn-helix transcriptional regulator: MAIGDFGELIRTYRRQVNITASELAKRAGIPKSVLSKIETGETKRPSFETCKKIASTLNIPDTLVISSYLDVTEHAKSIQVLLQEAIALKNKVLVEKVAQRLLETPKMDTFLALDLLFQVTRDVADHPIRLTLYNVMIDYTRKRGVPYYLGKCLYERYLLERDDFSRFEETYRGARELLHYIDYLQPTERISFYYRLGIHANILGYHRECIELCGKGIRQDRTDSKQKASALIALFNSYIALGDLTFAEYCLKQYEDCEYADFRKKHFQAALYTMKGQYDEAVHLYKECLYEAERDGRISIASDLLEIYMVSGRNDAIKELIQAEDQFLPADVDGHPYRINVAARYFQQKGMCQLSIGLTDEGFNSLLQSISFYRKLGASEKVIECVGLFLKHHRIYEKNLSFEHMELIVNICYDDN; the protein is encoded by the coding sequence ATGGCGATTGGAGACTTTGGAGAATTGATTCGGACATACCGACGACAGGTGAACATTACAGCAAGCGAACTTGCCAAGCGGGCTGGTATTCCCAAAAGCGTGCTCTCAAAAATCGAAACAGGTGAAACAAAACGTCCATCGTTTGAGACCTGTAAAAAGATCGCCAGTACGCTGAATATTCCCGACACGTTGGTCATCAGCTCCTACCTCGATGTCACAGAACATGCAAAGTCGATTCAAGTCCTTCTGCAGGAAGCGATCGCCCTTAAAAACAAGGTGCTTGTGGAAAAGGTGGCTCAACGGCTGCTGGAAACGCCGAAAATGGATACCTTTCTCGCATTGGATCTTCTTTTCCAAGTAACAAGAGATGTTGCAGATCATCCTATCAGACTGACGTTGTACAACGTTATGATTGACTACACCCGAAAGCGTGGGGTGCCTTACTATCTGGGGAAATGTCTGTATGAGAGGTACTTGCTTGAACGCGATGATTTTTCACGTTTCGAGGAAACGTACCGGGGAGCCAGGGAACTGCTGCACTACATTGATTACCTTCAGCCGACCGAGCGGATTTCCTTTTACTATCGGTTGGGCATTCACGCTAATATTTTAGGCTATCATCGTGAATGCATCGAATTATGTGGCAAGGGGATTCGCCAAGATCGAACGGACAGCAAGCAGAAAGCATCTGCCTTGATTGCGTTGTTTAACTCGTACATCGCTCTGGGTGATCTCACTTTTGCTGAGTACTGTTTAAAACAGTACGAAGATTGCGAATATGCAGACTTCCGCAAAAAACACTTTCAGGCTGCTCTTTACACAATGAAAGGGCAGTATGACGAGGCTGTTCATCTCTACAAAGAGTGCCTGTATGAGGCGGAGCGGGACGGTCGTATCTCGATCGCAAGCGATCTGTTGGAAATTTACATGGTGAGTGGCAGAAACGATGCGATAAAAGAATTGATCCAAGCAGAGGATCAGTTCTTGCCTGCAGATGTTGATGGCCATCCGTATCGGATCAACGTGGCTGCCAGGTACTTTCAGCAAAAGGGGATGTGCCAGCTTTCCATAGGACTCACCGATGAAGGGTTCAACAGCCTGCTGCAAAGCATTTCGTTCTATCGAAAACTGGGAGCTTCGGAAAAGGTGATCGAGTGTGTCGGCCTTTTCCTGAAGCACCATCGGATATACGAAAAAAATTTATCCTTCGAACATATGGAATTAATAGTAAATATATGCTATGATGACAATTAA
- a CDS encoding potassium channel protein: MFFFQRLFLRLVHMSNRNIFLSASLLILFSSYLIYWIEPETYEHSFNGFWWVMTTVTTVGYGDFYPHTIAGKCLGIFLYIFGIGLISIVISKAVDFIFAYNRKKEEGKLRYRGENHFVIIDWSRNADLAIQEILSSDPAVEVVLIDQLEKTPISHERVHYIQGNPVHKETLDQANLAKAKAVFIFANDVTEHQNVIRDTSFIDGKTLLIATTIERHFTISTPLSR; the protein is encoded by the coding sequence ATGTTCTTTTTTCAACGATTGTTCCTGCGATTGGTTCACATGAGCAACAGGAACATCTTTCTGAGCGCCAGCCTGCTGATCCTGTTCAGCTCCTACCTGATCTACTGGATCGAACCGGAAACATACGAACATTCCTTTAACGGCTTCTGGTGGGTAATGACAACGGTCACAACAGTTGGTTACGGGGACTTCTATCCCCACACTATCGCCGGCAAATGCCTGGGGATCTTTCTGTACATCTTTGGCATCGGTTTGATTTCGATTGTGATCAGCAAAGCGGTTGACTTTATTTTCGCCTACAATCGCAAGAAGGAGGAAGGAAAGTTGCGTTACAGAGGGGAAAACCATTTTGTTATCATCGACTGGAGCAGAAACGCCGATCTGGCCATTCAAGAGATTCTCAGCAGCGACCCTGCTGTCGAAGTGGTGCTGATCGACCAATTGGAGAAAACGCCGATCTCCCACGAACGGGTTCATTACATTCAGGGGAACCCCGTCCATAAAGAGACGCTGGATCAGGCCAACCTAGCGAAAGCAAAAGCCGTCTTCATCTTTGCCAATGACGTCACCGAACATCAAAACGTGATCCGGGACACCTCGTTTATCGACGGGAAGACGCTGCTGATCGCAACGACAATCGAACGTCATTTCACCATATCTACACCATTGTCGAGGTGA